A region of the Esox lucius isolate fEsoLuc1 chromosome 10, fEsoLuc1.pri, whole genome shotgun sequence genome:
TGTGTCttctgaaaaacatttgaagctCTTTTGATTCTTATCATGCTCCTCGCTCAACCATGCAGTCTAAACCGGAATCCTTAAGCTCAGTCGTGAGAGCTGCAACAAGTTGTCACCACAGCACAAAAAGACAATGCAACCAGATTAATTTAGATTAATTACCCGACTAATCCGGACAGTGCTGGCCATCCGTAGGGCCGTCTGCAGGATCCCTACACTAATCTCCAAAATATGTAAATTCactaaaatacatatataaatgcACTAATAGTAAgtagctctggataagagcctgctaaatatttaaatgtaaaacccAATTTGCAAACCACCATGTGGTTACTCACCACCAAGCACACACCAGTGAGGCTTCCCAAGAGAGGAGGGCAGGGGCTTAGTGCTGCAAGAGCCATGAGGTATGCTGCAAAGACCCCACCTGCTACTGACATTAAACTGAGACCCAAAGAGGACCTGCAAcacagagggggaaaaaagacaaGATTGCCAGATTCAACATAAAGCATGTACTATTATTTCAAACCAATATCTGAAGTCAGTCCATACTAACATTTCTGCCAGGCCGTGTAAGctgagccggccaagaagagcgaatgtctcttactgagcgAGTGAGTGCCTAAcggactacccattgttaagtAGAGTAGTGGTAagagcaggggtgggcaatatttttcactggggggccacactgaaaatgccagagagcatcgtgggccagattacttttctaaccaacatgcctaaaaaacacacaacatagctaactctgttaaattccacattatatttatgcatatttattttccatgcaacactgttttcataatagaacttaatttactttaacaagtttttttttttattattttctgttaacaactctttttatggcaggcaaaggcctaaaaaaaatCCTCACAACACATActtgccttaaaacttaactttcaactcataagctacattacataaggtatagtgtatagcagttatataggtataatagttattagggcaggcaagtctatgaaatcacttctgaagattttcactcaaagcaaatgttggtataattgccgtcatctaacttcatacagtatattttttgtactacgtgcttttaacgacagcgattGCAGCAGCCAATAAATCAACTttaatatgaacaggagagcctcgtatgggcgttgacaagtgaggtgaagtcagaagtcatttctgttgaagcagtgtgcggtactgttgaagcagtgtgcggttctgttgaagcagtgtgcggttctgttgaagcagtgtgcggtactgctgcaagatgttcatcagtgaggctgcatctgcgcttggacttgttgaattgtagcattgacagtttttgtatttcgctgcatgcttgctctggaagtgcctctgcaaattgtactctttaaaaactgtgacgttagcttaacatattaagcaagttgctttaccagcgacatctgcaaataaatattttcctctcactagttttttaaataccctactttcgttatcaactttcttaggctcatttccagagatcgctagtcatcaattgcgtatagaacatacaaatgataacttccgcgcgtggattgtggtgctggtccctacgtatcatagcaacgtAAATatcttgtttcaacttaaaaggtattttaaacagacagtatgatactgctgtacttattactgggcGTGCCAaaggacttttaatttgaaaataaataaatatgcaacagtaaataaagtaacgtaatctgccgacctcgtcaggtattttttattttgtattattttaaaagttttggatgtatcagatccggatagaatgactcttgcccaggtctgggttagagacatggactgccaGATAGTCAACCAGGGTTTGGTCCTCACTCACgttctttaaaaatggtacatattttaccaattctccaagggtatgaaaATTTTGAGCACAACGCTATAACGTGCAAATATAATTTGCAACAacacctgctgtttaaatagtgtagtagttAAAGAAACAGTGGGTATTTCAGAAATCAGGGTTAACATACTGAGAGTTCAAACCACAACTCTGGGTTGTCTGATTCTGAGCTGTGAAACTAAGAGTTGACTGTTTCAGAATGGGTAGTAACAATTAGTTCAGTCAACTCTGAATTAAGTTAACACTGAGTAAAGCACATACATTAGGAGataaaaagccctcatcaatgGAATGCAGAGAACATGATTCACCATTGCAACAGGAGAAAAATGGCTTAAGTTTCATCTCGGGTATTCCACTCATTGAACAtttatatattgtgtgtgtaatatttatGCAGGTGCAACCAAACAGGCACAACATTTTACTTGCAGCAACTGaagatgaaatataaaaatatacttcaAACAGTTAAAGCATTATTTCAGTAAAAGCAACTGTGATGTTGTTAAGCCTCTCCTACCTAAATAAACAGCATTCGGTGGCCACATTGAACATGTGATATATTGAAATAGTTAGTGATATTTTCTAAGCAAAAGTACAATTGTCAGCCATTTCAACACTGCCAGTATTTAACAGTATATTTGAAAGTAACACTTTAATACATTTATGCATTCAAATCTTCAAATTTGTGCTTACTGGACATTTGTGCTTACTCCAAATTGGACCTCCATTATAGCCAATATAAAAAAGGCTGAGGGCTGAAAAACCAGAGGGGGTCCAACAGAGGCTGCAGAAAAAGCCCTCTAAAAAAATACTTCCAATTCACATTATCTCCTTCATTTACTGAAGGAGCTGTGATAGGAATGAGTGCCATCTATGCAGCCAATCACACCTGGAATAGGTCAAAATATTAACTGATTAGCGCTTCAAGTCTCAAAGCTTCTTACTAAACTGATTACTGCATAGATTGATGATACCTGCAATTCTGTGAAATTGTTCTTTGAGTCTTGTGGCCCTGTGACTTGGGAATACTACAAAAGTGTACAGTAAACGTTTCAGTACAAGAGTCAGACCTCTGACAGCCCAACAGACTTTTGGCTTGGAAATATGCTCAGCATCACCGATGTTATACAGAAAACCTCAACACCAAGAATTTGTTCCAAACTGAGAGCATGTCCACTATGTGTCATAGGAATGATAAGAGGGCTGAGAATATTGTTCAGATAAATCCGGCCCAGATCCacggggggaggggtggggggcaaAGACCCCTAGCTCTTTGAAACCATAAACCCAGTTTCTATCAACTCTGAGTAAACTAAGTTTTAACTGAAcccgctttctgaaatacctCCACACTCTGTCACATAGGACAACGCGGATTGAATCCAGCCAGGGAAACAATATTAATTCCTTCTAATTGCGAGCCGGCTGAACTAAgcttgtctggtttcttgtATCTATATCAATAAATTACTTAATGTAAAGTAACACACGTATCATGCATTCTCTCAAGAGTCACTCACCTGCAGATGACAAACATAGCCACAAAGCAGGCCAGTGGGTTTGCTAAGTTGCCGAGGACAACAGAGAGGTGGTAGGTCATAGTGCCGTAGGGCAGACAGGAAAAGCTCTGAACAGATGGTAGGACTCCATTGGTCAGGGCGTTAGACACACCTAGTAGCACCAGTAGGTAGATGTTGCGTGGTGTCCAGAAGGTGTGTAAAGGGGCTGCTTTCTCCAACTCCACCTGGTCGTCAGACACCGGCGTTCCTCCATTTTGAAGCGGATGGGTGTCCTCCCCTTCTTCCTTTGTCACCCTCTCAGACTCTGGGGAGTACTCATTCGATGCTGGCGCTGTTATTTGTCTCTGTGTTAAAGCTAAAAAGCAGATGGCTGAGATTGTCAGCATTACAAACAGGAACCAAAAGAAGTCCTGGGCAGGAAAGTTTTCTTCCAGGTAGTGTGGCTTTAACGTGCCATTCTCCATTTTGCACTCCAATTTCCCCACACCCTGTCCCAACGCCACAACACAGGGGAACAGAGCACTGAGCCCCTGGCCAACAAAGAAGGTGCGAATGTATTGAGGGGGGTATCGGAACATAAAAGGCAAGAAGGTGACGCTGGATGTACAGCAGACAAGAGCCAAAACGAAGGTAAGCAGCAGAAAAGGTACTGATCTTGATTCCTCTGCCACAGTGGCCACTTGTGACCAGAATATGGCTAGGAAGATAGATGCCACAACTGCTAGAACTTGGATGAAGTGGATGACCAGGCGCTCGTTTAACCATCCTGGGGCACAATGGTGTGTTATGGTCACAGCAATTGGACCTATGCTCCCAAGCGCTATCAGTACTGACAGATATACAGGCAAGTTCCACCCTACATATAGAAAACAAAGGTCATTGCTCATTACATTATTATTCATACTATTGTAATTGACAATTTTTGCCTGGTCTGTCTGTACAACATATATCcgtatttattattaataatgtaaacaaaacctatattttattttatacaatgctttaaataaaaatgggGCGTTGACaaggaatttaaaaaaaaaaaacattttagtaaaCTCGCGTACTAACCTTCAGGCAGAACGCTGACAACAACCGGTAGCTCAACCCAGAGACAGTTTACGGAAATCCAAGAGCCCATTCCGAAGAGAGCAACAAGGACATGAGTCCAAGCGGCACTTTTCCACCAAGTACCCGCCATTTGGTCGCTCTGatgaatttagaaaatatttaccTTGGGTATGGTTTCAAATGGGGGGAGGCCATGAGGACACGCGTCATATAAAAATATCAGCGATAAGAGAATCCGtctataaaacaaatgaatggtTGCGTGTTACGTGAAACCGACGAAACATATTAGTGTAATCTGCGTAGTGGCGTCTTGCTGGCAACAATAGACATTTTGGGATtttgtcttcaaaataaaagtcagcGGTAAACGCGATATTtataatacagctctggaaaaagttaagagaccactccaaatttttcttaaatcagcatctctacatatatggcagccattccactCCAGTGTcttttaaattccaacacaggcacacctaattttatttaatgaggtactgattaggtgattacctgaaccaaatctttaacaaggaaaagtataaaaatcaCTGCTGTGGTAATCCCGATCCTCTTGCaaaaggaccagctggatggcaaaaacattgcaagaagtacctcaaaggtaatttgaattaaaaaaaatactattaggcatgacaaaagagttgaaaagaaaagctttgggTGAGGAAAAGAACAGTTTGATTAtgtctttactggcagagggacacAGTTAGCTTCAgtttgcttccatcctgaaaatttcaaagacggcgatTTATAACAGTcattcaacagacattggggacaacaaagctaaagactggcagagggagaaaacgactgtccactgacctagatgaccgtcaactcattcgaatctCACTCAACAACCaaaggatgacatcaagtgacctacaaaaagaatggcaaacagcagttggggtgaagtgcacagcgaggaaggttcgaaacaggctcctaggggcagggttgaagttgtgcaaagctagaaaaaagcccttcatcaatgagaagcaaacaagagccaggctgaagtttgcagaaGATCATagaggattggaccatagaggaatggaccatagaggaatggagtaaggtcatcttctctgacgagccaaattttcagctttgcccaacacctggtcatctgaTGGTTAGACAGAGATCTGGAGAGGCCACAATGTCTCCCAATTTGGTggaggctggaatcgggcagatttgtctttgtgaagaatgcatgaatcaagccaagtacaaggttatcctagAAGAACACCTGTTCCTTCTACTCTgaaaatgttccccaactctgagaattgttttttacaCCAGGACAGCGCTCCAtgcaacacagccaggtcaatcaaggtgtggatggaggaccaccagatcaagaccctttCATGGCCagtccaatctccagacctgaaccctattGAAAACTTCTGGAATTTGTTCAAGAGGAAGATGggtggtcacaagccatcaaacagtgacagactggtggagagcaagCCAAGGCGCATGAagctgtgatttaaaaaaaacagttgttgtctacaaataaatactctattcccaaataaaaaaaatatttaatgttgtcagtagtttctagaataaaacaaatgttaattttacttaaacacatacctatgaatagtaaaaccagagaaacagaattttgcagtggtctacatttttttccagagctgtattaaaTTAATCTATTTTGCCGCTTTGCTTAGTGGATATTGTAAAGATATAGATAaaaggaatatctacatattaaaaaaaataaagaaatcatttttaaatagtaCTTCACAAAGGATGAATAATATtctaaggtggagcacattgagaaatggagaCGGAGTAAGCTATTGTTGTAAAAATCTCATTTTAAAAAATGAGTTAAAGAAAGTAacgatggtggtggagaggaaccaggcgcaggcggaTTGCATTTGAGTATGactttttaattgaaaaaaaacacagaatacagaaaaaactgaaagaaagTAAAGTGCTGAATTAGCAGCAAGAACGAAACCCTCACCCTTGCAACATACAAGCAACAGTAATTGACAAGTGACGGGAGCAGAGGAGTGTGGATTTATTGATTGAATAAgttgaactgttgtaagcaatgaagcaaaatattaagtgtttgtaacatgagctaaaactgaaggtgcaagtaggagaacaggaaatccTATTCAAGctgttgccggggagagaaagatttagcatgtctgtcttttgagaaacaagAATCAGgttaactacacacacacatagtctgacagacaagacaggaaAACATAAAGGGCAAAGATGACGCTTGGGCttcatttacacatataaggtatagaacataaattggaccaatggcacacttgcttggcTAGCTTAACGCCTCcacttttaggcgtgtttgaagtataaataatgctgatgtgactgttgatcttcagacattgtggggcgacactctgtctccagaagcttctgtaataaacggatgaTACGGAATtggaattgacctgactcctggtgtgttattctcctttccaataaaccaactcggggaagtgttagacttcaacaggaGAAACATTTAGACACATAGTGATGAcataattgggacctggtgtgcgtgATGAtgggagacaagacaatgaatgagtcTGGGGTGAGTTTGTGGAGTGGCGGAAACTGGGAGTGCACGGCACGATGGCGCTGAtcctcaccgtaccgtgacaatGAATCCTTGATGATGTAATTCTTGTTAATTTGCTGGTTTTCACCAGTTATATATGGGCTTGTCGCACTAAATTAAGCAACACTATTATTTCCATCTCCTCCCTAATTGCAAcacattataatattttgtacGGGACACATATTGCATCATAGAGCAAAAAATATTCTATACGCGGCAGTGAATGTCTTGTAATAATTGTTCAGAAGAGTGTCTATTAACGAAATAAAATGAGTTTTGGAAGGGAAatgtgtgctacatccagcaacaCAAAATGTTCCACACCCTCTTCAGCCCCAAAGCAAAACCTATAATATACTGTACgtagttttttctgtattgcctcttacagaaaaaaactattctatacgccgcaatgaatgtattgtaggaaatgttcaggagagtctgTAGATTCAAAGTATGCTGGAAAATCAAAGGGCACTGAGTATTTGcatttgttgctggcattttactccgcccattCCATTGGTCAGGATATCAGCACCTGAAATACACCAACAATTCTGAGAGCCATAATGCATGAATATGTTCTGACATTAATGCTTTAACCTTTTTTCTGACAATTCATATAAAATACAACATctcatgttgttttgaatgaataAATTAATGTTATCTCCAAATGGGAGTgctttaatgaaaatgtacacatagGGACCGCAATTACTTCCATCTACTTGAGCTTTGAAATTCCCACAACAATGACAAAATTCATATTTCAGGACAATGTTCACAACCTTTGCATGCAAAGTCAAATATTGTAATGCCAGATACTTATGAGAAAAAACAGATAGCAGTTTATACTCATACTGCTTTAAGGAGTCTATTAATTTAACATTCAGCAGAATAGTTTTTGTTCTATAATGCAATATGTATCCCATGTACAGTATTGCaatgggggaggaggtggaaagTATAGTGTTTCTGGCTCT
Encoded here:
- the slc52a2 gene encoding solute carrier family 52, riboflavin transporter, member 2 isoform X2, producing the protein MAGTWWKSAAWTHVLVALFGMGSWISVNCLWVELPVVVSVLPEGWNLPVYLSVLIALGSIGPIAVTITHHCAPGWLNERLVIHFIQVLAVVASIFLAIFWSQVATVAEESRSVPFLLLTFVLALVCCTSSVTFLPFMFRYPPQYIRTFFVGQGLSALFPCVVALGQGVGKLECKMENGTLKPHYLEENFPAQDFFWFLFVMLTISAICFLALTQRQITAPASNEYSPESERVTKEEGEDTHPLQNGGTPVSDDQVELEKAAPLHTFWTPRNIYLLVLLGVSNALTNGVLPSVQSFSCLPYGTMTYHLSVVLGNLANPLACFVAMFVICRSSLGLSLMSVAGGVFAAYLMALAALSPCPPLLGSLTGVCLVVVSWIIFTGLFSYLKVVIGTLLHEAGHAALLWCGVFIQAGSLLGALSMFPPVSIYQVFARSQDCVNICT
- the slc52a2 gene encoding solute carrier family 52, riboflavin transporter, member 2 isoform X1, with product MAGTWWKSAAWTHVLVALFGMGSWISVNCLWVELPVVVSVLPEGWNLPVYLSVLIALGSIGPIAVTITHHCAPGWLNERLVIHFIQVLAVVASIFLAIFWSQVATVAEESRSVPFLLLTFVLALVCCTSSVTFLPFMFRYPPQYIRTFFVGQGLSALFPCVVALGQGVGKLECKMENGTLKPHYLEENFPAQDFFWFLFVMLTISAICFLALTQRQITAPASNEYSPESERVTKEEGEDTHPLQNGGTPVSDDQVELEKAAPLHTFWTPRNIYLLVLLGVSNALTNGVLPSVQSFSCLPYGTMTYHLSVVLGNLANPLACFVAMFVICRSSLGLSLMSVAGGVFAAYLMALAALSPCPPLLGSLTGGVLDHLHRPVLLPEGGDWDSAPRGWPCCLAVVWCLHPGWLTSRSPLHVPTSQHLSGVCQVSGLCEHLYIDTRNHG